In the Limanda limanda chromosome 1, fLimLim1.1, whole genome shotgun sequence genome, one interval contains:
- the tbc1d13 gene encoding TBC1 domain family member 13, with protein sequence MSSAYRNRIQEFKVALSEEHIDLKTLRELCFNGIPFEGGIRALCWKILLNYLPLDQTIWESVLKKQRDVYSQFLKEMIIQPGIAKANLGLSREDVTMEDHPLNPNPDSRWNNYFKDNEILLQIDKDVRRLYPDMAFFQRPTDYPCQLILDPQNDYETLRRRVEQTTLKAQTVNRNRSGVTNVSSPGKSYNLYPSNEYEVLPNGSEAHWEVVERILFIYAKLNPGIAYVQGMNEIVGPIYYTFATDPNTQWNEHAEADTFFCFTNLMSENRDNFIKSLDDSQCGITYKMESVYSMLKDRDLELYHKLEEQNIKPQYFTFRWLTLLLSQEFLLPDVIRIWDSLFSDEGRFHFLLLVCCAMLILIRKNLLAGDFTVNMRLLQDYPISDVHTILTKAKDLQENS encoded by the exons ATGTCCTCCGCCTACAGGAACAG AATACAGGAGTTCAAAGTGGCCTTGAGTGAAGAGCACATCGACCTGAAGACTCTGAGGGAGCTCTGCTTCAATG GAATCCCGTTTGAAGGAGGAATACGAGCACTTTGCTGGAAG atcCTTCTGAATTACCTCCCACTCGACCAGACCATATGGGAGTCGGTCCTCAAGAAGCAGAG GGACGTCTACTCCCAGTTCTTGAAGGAGATGATCATCCAGCCTGGTATCGCCAAAGCCAACCTGGGCCTTTCCAGAGAGGACGTGACCATGGAGGATCAT CCTCTGAATCCAAACCCGGACAGCAGGTGGAATAACTACTTCAAAGATAATGAGATTCTGCTCCAGATCGACAAGGATGTAAG GCGTCTGTACCCGGACATGGCGTTTTTCCAGCGTCCCACCGACTACCCCTGCCAGCTCATCTTGGATCCTCAGAACGACTACGAGACGCTGCGGCGCCGGGTGGAGCAGACCACCCTGAAGGCCCAGACCGTCAACCGCAACCGCAGCGGAGTCACCaac GTCAGCTCTCCAGGGAAGTCCTATAACCTGTATCCGTCTAATGAGTACGAGGTGCTGCCCAACGGGAGCGAAGCCCACTGGGAGGTGGTGGAGCGGATCCTCTTCATCTACGCCAAGCTCAACCCCGGCATCGCCTACGTGCAGGGCATGAACGAGATCGTGGGGCCGATCTACTACACCTTCGCCACGGATCCAAACACTCAGTGGAACG AGCACGCCGAGGCCGACACGTTCTTCTGCTTCACCAACCTGATGTCAGAGAACAGAGACAACTTCATCAAGAGCCTGGACGACTCGCAGTGCGGCATCACCTACAAGATGGAGAGTGTGTACTCCATGCTCAAAGACAGGGACCTGGAGCTCTATCACAAGCTG GAAGAGCAGAACATCAAACCTCAGTACTTCACGTTCCGCTGGCTGACCCTGCTGCTGTCTCAGGAGTTCCTCCTGCCGGACGTCATCCGCATCTGGGACAGCCTGTTCTCTGACGAGGGCCgattccacttcctcctgctggTCTGCTGCGCCATGCTCAT ACTCATCAGAAAAAACCTACTGGCAGGAGACTTCACAGTCAATATGAGATTACTGCAG gATTACCCCATCTCAGACGTCCACACCATCTTGACGAAGGCCAAAGATCTGCAGGAGAACTCCTAA